The following are encoded in a window of Rosa chinensis cultivar Old Blush chromosome 4, RchiOBHm-V2, whole genome shotgun sequence genomic DNA:
- the LOC112200307 gene encoding mannosyl-oligosaccharide glucosidase GCS1, whose protein sequence is MSGTGKRSTSSRSRVKPSKHANDDEDDGVSLRRRSRPNLRRRNDSSIRIFNVDLKIVLGLSVVAFFVILFFIYNLMNHVAHPQIPRVVTPFPAPKLMDLPQFQGEHKESLYWGTYRPHAYLGIRARTPRSLIAGLMWLGIQDGRYSLRHFCQDSDGLAQYGWTDHDGRTYGHQVIVDQGMKLATSFLKSNGEDSGYGGDWAVRLDVQNHKSNGNDELSRSAHLFFYLADEEGNALTVGEDTLGTYENSLLASGSRMDVGSWQLHLKSEDDLEVHYSGFKTPHIHNLSDLVQENLGLQVRKFNRLQLPDSSEDYPSILVFQISAKIPFKVDITFVSGTGLESSRVEKRVSSLTGTSLTSQLKEKQREFDSKFEKTFNLADKVDPESIIAGKAAIGNLLGGIGYFFGQSKIALPRDVNLASQDNSISYWPAELYTAVPSRPFFPRGFLWDEGFHQLLIWRWDTRISLDILGHWLDLMNIDGWIPREQILGAEALSKVPKEFVAQLPSNGNPPTLFLVLRELLHGLKKNQFTAPESNEISSFLKQAFVRLEAWFQWFNTTQSGKEIGAYYWHGRDHTTTRQLNPQTLSSGFDDYPRASHPSEDERHVDLRCWMLLAADCLHSISKLFEEDNKFGKEYDTTVKMLSDFEILNQMHYDDAYGAYFDFGNHTEKVRLRWKEMMVGHNYPTRELLREVLETPKLRLVPHIGYVSLFPFMGRIIPADSWILEKQLDLISNRSILWTDFGLRSLAKTSSIYMKHNTEHDAPYWRGPIWMNMNYMILSSLYHYSTEDGPYREKARTIYDDLRGNLIRNVVRNYHKTGFFWEQFDQRNGKGKGARVFTGWTSLVLLIMAEAYP, encoded by the exons ATGTCTGGAACCGGAAAACGAAGCACTAGTAGTCGGAGCCGAGTCAAACCGTCCAAGCACGCCAACGACGACGAAGACGACGGCGTTTCTCTCCGCCGTCGTAGTAGGCCCAATCTCCGCCGCCGAAACGACAGCTCGATCAGAATCTTCAATGTCGATCTCAAAATCGTGCTAGGGCTCAGCGTCGTGGCCTTCTTCGTCATTTTGTTTTTCATCTATAACCTCATGAACCATGTCGCACACCCTCAGATACCTAGGGTCGTCACGCCATTCCCTGCTCCGAAGCTCATGGACCTCCCTCAG TTTCAAGGTGAGCATAAGGAGAGCTTGTATTGGGGAACGTATCGGCCTCATGCTTATCTCGGAATCCGAGCTAG GACTCCTCGGTCTTTGATTGCTGGATTAATGTGGCTAGGTATACAGGACGGTAGATATTCCCTGCGGCATTTTTGCCAAGATTCTGATGGTCTGGCCCAATATGGTTGGACAGATCATGATGGGCGCACTTATGGACATCAAGTCATTGTTGACCAGGGAATGAAGTTGGCCACTAGTTTCTTGAAATCGAATGGGGAAGACAGTGGTTACGGGGGAGATTGGGCAGTTCGACTTGATGTACAAAACCACAA ATCTAACGGCAATGATGAACTTTCGAGAAGTGCACAtctctttttctatttggctgATGAAGAGGGAAATGCTCTAACTGTAGGAGAAGACACATTGGGAACTTATGAGAATTCCCTCCTTGCATCTGGTTCTCGTATGGATGTTGGAAGTTGGCAGCTGCATCTAAAATCAGAA GATGATTTGGAAGTTCATTATTCTGGTTTTAAGACGCCTCATATTCACAACTTATCTGATCTTGTCCAGGAAAATCTTGGACTACAA GTAAGGAAATTTAATCGACTGCAGCTACCTGACTCATCTGAAGATTATCCAAGTATTCTGGTTTTTCAG ATTTCCGCTAAGATTCCTTTCAAGGTGGATATCACATTCGTATCTGGAACTGGTTTGGAAAGTTCAAGAGTAGAGAAACGTGTCAGCAGCCTTACGG GTACTTCGCTAACCAGCCAACTGAAAGAGAAGCAAAGAGAATTTGACTCGAAGTTTGAGAAGACCTTTAACCTAGCTGACAAG GTTGATCCTGAATCTATTATTGCTGGTAAGGCTGCTATTGGAAACTTGTTGGGTGGCATCGGCTATTTCTTTGGCCAGTCAAAAATTGCCCTCCCTAGGGATGTGAAT CTAGCAAGTCAGGATAATTCTATTTCATATTGGCCTGCTGAGCTTTACACAGCTGTTCCAAGTCGACCTTTCTTTCCAAGGGGATTTTTGTGGGATGAAGGCTTTCATCAGCTCTTGATCTG GCGCTGGGATACACGCATTTCCTTGGACATCTTAGGACACTGGTTAGATCTTATGAACATTGATGGATGGATTCCACGTGAGCAAATTTTAGGTGCTGAAGCTCTCAG TAAAGTCCCCAAGGAATTTGTTGCTCAACTTCCATCAAATGGAAATCCACCAACTCTATTTTTAGTATTACGTG AACTACTTCATGGTTTAAAGAAAAATCAGTTTACTGCTCCTGAAAGCAATGAGATCTCTTCATTCCTAAAACAGGCTTTTGTTCGCTTAGAAGCATGGTTTCAGTGGTTCAACACTACCCAGTCAG gaaaagaaattGGCGCCTACTACTGGCATGGAAGAGACCATACAACAACGCGGCAACTAAATCCGCAG ACACTGTCTTCTGGGTTTGATGATTATCCTCGTGCTTCTCACCCAAGTGAGGATGAACGTCATGTAGATCTTAGATGCTGGATGCTTCTTGCAGCAGATTGCTTGCATTCCATTTCGAAGCTTTTTGAGGAGGATAACAAATTTGGAAAG GAGTATGATACTACAGTTAAGATGCTCTCggattttgaaattctgaaTCAG ATGCATTATGACGATGCGTATGGAGCTTACTTTGATTTCGGGAATCATACAGAAAAG GTTCGTTTAAGGTGGAAGGAAATGATGGTGGGACACAACTATCCAACTCGAGAGCTTTTACGGGAAGTATTGGAAACTCCCAAGCTGAGACTGGTTCCTCACATTGGCTATGTTAGTCTTTTCCCCTTCATGGGAAGGATTATTCCAGCT GATTCGTGGATTCTGGAGAAACAGCTAGATCTTATATCAAACCGGAGTATCTTGTGGACAGATTTTGGACTGCGTtctcttgcaaaaacaag CTCCATCTATATGAAACATAACACAGAGCATGACGCTCCTTATTGGAGGGGTCCAATATGGATGAACATGAATTACATGATTCTTTCATCACTCTATCATTACTCCACAG AGGATGGGCCATATAGAGAAAAGGCAAGAACCATATATGAT
- the LOC112198077 gene encoding uncharacterized protein LOC112198077, whose product MGNCVPVHKSKDSASKLRCSSYSRTECVLIQKPIQESADCTPRPRVTGFPELSDEEDVHFCSDPWVESDVEDFFSVNNDLTPSRNDSTPIHKNSEIIEVETPNLINNHKNKSKVQPVKQLIELFHESFTADEAGGHQQMHYGSEAESSLSDLPRRSANVSPYHYSVANLVSGARTRKATQFAQCFLPKLVQIISFSQRKRC is encoded by the exons ATGGGAAATTGTGTTCCGGTTCACAAGTCCAAAGACTCGGCCTCAAAACTCCGATGCTCAAGCTATTCGAGGACAGAATGCGTCCTGATTCAAAAGCCTATTCAAGAAAGCGCAGACTGTACACCGAGGCCTCGTGTGACTGGTTTTCCAGAACTAA GTGATGAAGAGGATGTACATTTTTGTTCTGACCCCTGGGTAGAATCTGATGTTGAAGATTTCTTCAGTGTTAACAACG ATCTTACCCCATCTAGAAATGATAGTACTCCAATCCACAAAAACAGTGAAATTATAGAAGTGGAAACCCCCAACTTGATAAATAACCACAAAAACAAATCCAAGGTTCAACCGGTTAAGCAACTGATTGAATTGTTTCATGAAAGCTTTACCGCTGATGAGGCCGGTGGCCATCAACAGATGCATTATGGGTCAGAAGCTGAATCTTCCCTATCTGACCTACCACGACGTTCAGCGAATGTAAGCCCCTATCATTATTCGGTGGCAAATTTGGTTTCGGGTGCCAGGACAAGAAAAGCTACACAGTTTGCGCAATGCTTCCTGCCAAAGTTGGTGCAGATCATAAGCTTCAGTCAGAGGAAGAGATGCTGA